In Mustela lutreola isolate mMusLut2 chromosome 1, mMusLut2.pri, whole genome shotgun sequence, one genomic interval encodes:
- the LOC131822659 gene encoding olfactory receptor 5AR1, whose amino-acid sequence MDKENHSVVTEFIFMGITQDSQLQTIFFVVFLLVYLINVVGNVGMIILIITDSQLHTPMYFFLCNLSFVDLGYSSAIAPRMLADFLTEHKVISFSSCATQFAFFVGFVDAECYVLAAMAYDRFVAICRPLHYSTLMSKRVCLALMLGSYLAGLVSLVAHTSLTFSLSYCGSNIINHFFCEIPPLLALSCSDTYISEILLFSLCGFIEFSTILIIFISYAFILIAIIRMRSMEGRLKAFSTCGSHLTGVTLFYGTVMFMYLRPTSSYSLDQDKWASVFYTIIIPMLNPLIYSLRNKDVKAAFKKLIGKKCQE is encoded by the coding sequence atggataaagaaaaccaCTCCGTGGTGACGGAGTTCATCTTTATGGGCATCACTCAAGACTCCCAGCTACAGACCATCTTCTTCGTGGTCTTCCTCTTGGTCTACCTAATCAATGTAGTAGGGAACGTTGGTATGATTATCCTGATCATAACAGACTCTCAGCTtcacacacccatgtacttcttcctctgcaACCTCTCTTTTGTTGACCTGGGCTACTCCTCAGCCATTGCCCCCAGGATGCTGGCTGACTTCTTAACAGAGCACAAAGTCATCTCATTCTCTAGCTGTGCCACCCAGTTTGCTTTCTTTGTAGGTTTCGTGGATGCTGAGTGCTATGTCCTGGCTGCCATGGCCTATGACCGTTTCGTGGCCATCTGCCGACCCCTCCACTATAGCACGCTTATGTCCAAGAGAGTCTGCTTGGCTCTCATGTTGGGCTCTTACCTGGCTGGCCTGGTGAGTTTAGTGGCCCACACTTCCCTCACCTTCAGTTTGAGTTACTGTGGCTCCAACATTATCAACCACTTCTTCTGTGAAATCCCACCTCTCTTAGCCCTCTCTTGCTCAGACACCTACATCAGCGAGATCTTGCTGTTCAGTCTGTGTGGCTTCATTGAATTCAGCACCATCCTCATCATCTTCATCTCCTACGCTTTCATCCTCATTGCCATCATCAGAATGCGCTCCATGGAAGGCCGCCTCAAGGCTTTCTCCACCTGTGGGTCTCACCTTACTGGTGTCACCCTTTTTTATGGCACAGTCATGTTTATGTACCTGAGGCCAACATCCAGCTACTCCCTGGACCAAGACAAGTGGGCCTCTGTGTTCTACACTATTATCATCCCCATGCTGAATCCCTTGATCTACAGTTTACGGAACAAAGATGTGAAAGCTGCTTTCAAAAAGctaattggaaaaaaatgtcaagagtaa